One segment of Dermochelys coriacea isolate rDerCor1 chromosome 5, rDerCor1.pri.v4, whole genome shotgun sequence DNA contains the following:
- the SMIM15 gene encoding small integral membrane protein 15, producing MLEKMFDIKAWAEYVVEWAAKDPYGFLTTVILALTPLFLASAVLSWKLAKMIEAREREQKKKQKRQENIAKAKRTKRD from the coding sequence ATGCTAGAAAAGATGTTTGATATCAAAGCCTGGGCTGAATATGTTGTGGAATGGGCTGCAAAGGATCCATATGGCTTTCTTACCACTGTGATCTTGGCCCTTACACCATTGTTCCTAGCAAGTGCAGTGCTATCATGGAAACTGGCAAAAATGATTGAGGCCAGGGAGCGGGAgcaaaagaagaaacagaaacGCCAGGAAAATATTGCAAAGGCCAAACGAACAAAGAGGGATTAA